One genomic segment of Pandoraea sputorum includes these proteins:
- a CDS encoding DUF4149 domain-containing protein, with translation MSATSDVTFASGAPRLERLFRLIATVWCGSQWAIGYIVAPTLFAVLESRTVAGTVAGRLFHTQAWLSLVCGVLLVWLSTALIARTADAQAARSYRGLRWLAVAMMVCVLISSFGLQPLMADLRAQAEASGVDIGQSAYASRFGMLHGISSGFYLLQSLLAIALIWRQPVRG, from the coding sequence ATGTCCGCTACGTCTGACGTGACGTTTGCCAGCGGTGCGCCACGGCTGGAACGACTGTTCCGCCTGATCGCCACCGTCTGGTGCGGTAGTCAATGGGCGATCGGCTATATCGTCGCCCCCACGCTGTTCGCTGTGCTGGAGTCGCGCACGGTGGCCGGAACGGTTGCCGGTCGACTGTTTCACACGCAAGCCTGGCTTAGTCTGGTATGCGGCGTGTTGCTGGTCTGGCTGTCCACTGCGCTGATTGCGCGCACGGCCGATGCACAGGCGGCGCGCAGCTATCGTGGTCTTCGCTGGCTCGCGGTGGCGATGATGGTGTGTGTGCTGATCAGCTCGTTTGGCCTGCAGCCGTTGATGGCCGATCTGCGCGCACAGGCAGAAGCGTCGGGCGTCGACATTGGTCAATCGGCTTATGCCTCGCGCTTTGGCATGCTACATGGCATTTCGAGCGGCTTTTACCTGTTGCAAAGCTTGCTGGCGATTGCGCTGATCTGGCGTCAGCCGGTGCGCGGCTAA
- the ftsH gene encoding ATP-dependent zinc metalloprotease FtsH: MNNNMFSKAAVWLVIALVLFTVFKQFDKPHVQEGVTYSQFMDDAKNGKIKNVVVQGRSLQVTPSDGQKYTIVSPGDIWMVGDLMKYGVQVSGKADDEPNVLMSALYYLGPTLLIIGFWFYMMRQMQGGGKGGAFSFGKSRARLIDENANPVTFADVAGCDEAKYEVGELVDFLKDPQKFQKLGGRIPRGVLLVGPPGTGKTLLARAIAGEAKVPFFSISGSDFVEMFVGVGAARVRDMFENAKKQSPCIVFIDEIDAVGRHRGAGMGGGNDEREQTLNQMLVEMDGFEANSGVIVIAATNRSDVLDKALLRPGRFDRQVYVGLPDIRGREQILKVHLRKVPIANDVDASVIARGTPGMSGADLANLVNEAALFAARRNKRIVEMLDFEDAKDKIFMGPERKSAVMRDEERRATAYHESGHAVVAMLLPGADPVHKVTIIPRGWALGLTMQLPEHDKYSEYRDTMLTQIAILFGGRAAEEVFINKMSTGASNDFERATKLARDMVTRYGMSDALGPMVYVDTEQDSMFGRMSAKSVSEATQQKVDTEVRRILDEQYALAKKLLEDNRSKVEAMTEALMEWETIDGEQIGDIMEDRPPRPPKGGQSNGGASGGNPPLKPSNTPATV; the protein is encoded by the coding sequence TTGAACAATAATATGTTTTCCAAAGCGGCGGTGTGGTTAGTCATCGCGCTGGTCTTGTTTACTGTTTTTAAACAGTTCGACAAGCCGCACGTCCAGGAGGGCGTGACGTACTCCCAGTTCATGGACGATGCCAAGAATGGCAAGATCAAGAACGTGGTGGTGCAGGGCCGCAGCCTTCAGGTGACGCCTAGCGATGGCCAGAAGTACACCATCGTGTCACCCGGCGACATCTGGATGGTCGGCGATCTCATGAAGTACGGCGTTCAGGTGTCGGGTAAGGCCGACGACGAACCGAACGTGCTCATGTCCGCGCTGTACTACCTCGGACCCACGCTGCTGATCATCGGCTTCTGGTTCTACATGATGCGACAGATGCAGGGCGGGGGTAAGGGCGGTGCCTTCTCCTTCGGCAAATCCCGCGCGCGCCTCATTGACGAGAATGCCAATCCGGTCACCTTTGCCGACGTCGCAGGCTGCGACGAAGCCAAGTACGAAGTCGGCGAACTGGTCGACTTCCTGAAAGATCCCCAAAAGTTCCAGAAACTGGGCGGCCGTATTCCGCGCGGTGTGCTGCTGGTCGGCCCGCCGGGAACCGGTAAGACGCTGCTGGCTCGCGCCATCGCTGGTGAAGCCAAGGTGCCGTTCTTCAGCATCTCGGGTTCGGACTTCGTGGAAATGTTCGTCGGCGTGGGCGCTGCCCGTGTCCGTGACATGTTCGAAAACGCGAAGAAGCAATCGCCCTGTATCGTGTTCATCGATGAAATCGACGCGGTCGGTCGCCATCGTGGCGCCGGCATGGGCGGCGGTAACGACGAACGCGAACAGACGCTGAACCAGATGCTGGTCGAGATGGACGGCTTCGAAGCGAATTCGGGCGTGATCGTGATCGCTGCCACGAACCGTTCGGACGTGCTGGACAAGGCGCTGCTGCGTCCGGGTCGTTTTGACCGTCAGGTCTACGTCGGTCTGCCGGATATCCGTGGCCGTGAGCAGATCCTGAAGGTGCACCTGCGCAAGGTGCCGATCGCGAACGACGTCGATGCATCGGTGATCGCCCGCGGTACGCCGGGTATGTCGGGTGCCGATCTGGCCAACCTCGTGAACGAAGCCGCACTGTTCGCCGCGCGCCGTAACAAGCGCATCGTCGAGATGCTGGACTTCGAAGACGCGAAGGACAAGATTTTCATGGGTCCGGAGCGCAAGTCGGCTGTGATGCGCGACGAAGAGCGTCGTGCCACGGCTTACCATGAGTCGGGTCATGCTGTGGTTGCCATGCTGCTGCCGGGCGCCGATCCGGTGCACAAGGTCACGATCATTCCGCGTGGCTGGGCGCTGGGTCTGACGATGCAGTTGCCGGAGCACGACAAGTATTCGGAGTACCGCGACACGATGCTCACGCAGATCGCCATTCTGTTCGGCGGCCGTGCAGCAGAAGAAGTGTTCATCAACAAGATGTCGACGGGCGCTTCGAACGACTTCGAGCGTGCGACCAAGCTGGCGCGCGACATGGTGACCCGTTACGGTATGTCGGACGCCCTGGGCCCGATGGTCTATGTCGATACCGAGCAGGATTCGATGTTCGGCCGGATGTCCGCCAAGTCGGTGTCTGAAGCGACGCAGCAGAAGGTCGACACGGAAGTTCGCCGCATTCTGGACGAACAATACGCGCTGGCGAAGAAGCTGCTGGAAGACAACCGCTCAAAGGTTGAGGCGATGACCGAAGCCCTGATGGAATGGGAAACGATCGACGGCGAGCAAATTGGCGACATCATGGAAGACCGTCCGCCGCGTCCGCCGAAGGGTGGTCAGTCGAACGGCGGTGCTTCGGGTGGCAACCCGCCGCTCAAGCCTAGCAATACCCCGGCGACCGTCTGA
- the yhbY gene encoding ribosome assembly RNA-binding protein YhbY yields the protein MPALTLTPAQRADMRSAAHALNPVVLIGADGLTPAVLKEIDGALKAHELIKVRVFGDERDTRVAIYESICDQLGAAPVQHIGKLLVLYRPTPDETAMPVRGKSGGTGTTVKGRAPRTVTVVKSSTNAGRRPTVKKVTVAGNERMTAGGIVKRAKKRQTSVKRQRND from the coding sequence ATGCCCGCTTTGACCCTGACACCGGCGCAACGCGCCGACATGCGCTCTGCCGCTCACGCGCTGAATCCCGTCGTTCTGATCGGCGCCGATGGCTTGACGCCTGCGGTGCTCAAGGAAATCGACGGCGCACTGAAAGCCCACGAACTGATCAAGGTGCGTGTGTTCGGTGACGAACGCGACACGCGCGTGGCCATTTACGAATCCATCTGCGACCAGTTGGGTGCAGCGCCGGTGCAACATATCGGCAAGCTGCTCGTTCTGTATCGCCCGACGCCGGACGAAACGGCCATGCCGGTTCGCGGCAAGTCCGGCGGCACCGGCACTACGGTCAAGGGCCGCGCACCGCGCACCGTGACCGTCGTCAAGTCCAGCACCAACGCGGGTCGTCGCCCGACCGTCAAGAAAGTGACGGTTGCTGGCAACGAACGCATGACCGCCGGTGGTATCGTCAAACGCGCCAAGAAGCGCCAAACCAGCGTCAAGCGCCAGCGCAACGACTAA
- the glmM gene encoding phosphoglucosamine mutase, producing the protein MKRRYFGTDGIRGTVGESPITPEFVLRLGYAAGRVLAGNQSTGRPTVLIGKDTRVSGYMLEAALEAGFAAAGVDTMLAGPMPTPAVAYLTRALRLAAGVVISASHNPYHDNGIKFFSADGNKLPDQTELAIEAELDNPMTCVRSEQLGKARRLDDAAGRYIEFCKSTFPNDFDLRGMKIVVDCANGAAYHIAPHVFHELGAEVIAIGNQPNGFNINEDCGATAPDALMRAVRANHADLGVALDGDADRLQIVDSAGRLFNGDELLYLLVKDRLENGGVAGAVGTLMTNMAVEVALKGLGVPFVRAKVGDRYVLEQLYKHGWQIGAEGSGHILCLDKHTTGDGIVSALQVLAAIRRADNKPLAKLLEGVRLFPQHMINVRTPAGYDWQADARLSAEREAIEAKLGDAGRVLIRASGTEPVLRVMVEARDESQASGFAQQLANVVKAAA; encoded by the coding sequence ATGAAACGACGCTATTTTGGGACCGATGGGATTCGCGGCACGGTAGGTGAGAGCCCGATTACGCCGGAGTTCGTGCTGCGCCTGGGTTATGCCGCCGGACGCGTGCTCGCCGGTAATCAGTCCACAGGTCGCCCCACGGTATTGATCGGCAAGGACACGCGTGTCTCGGGCTACATGCTCGAAGCGGCGCTCGAAGCCGGTTTTGCCGCCGCAGGCGTCGACACCATGCTGGCCGGGCCGATGCCCACGCCTGCCGTCGCTTATCTCACGCGCGCGCTGCGTCTGGCTGCGGGCGTGGTGATCAGTGCATCGCACAATCCGTATCACGATAACGGCATCAAGTTCTTCTCCGCAGACGGCAACAAGCTGCCGGATCAGACCGAACTGGCCATCGAAGCCGAACTCGATAATCCGATGACCTGCGTGCGCTCCGAGCAGCTCGGCAAGGCACGCCGTCTGGATGACGCCGCAGGCCGCTACATCGAGTTCTGCAAGAGCACCTTCCCGAACGACTTCGACTTGCGCGGCATGAAGATCGTGGTCGACTGCGCCAATGGCGCGGCGTATCACATCGCCCCGCACGTGTTCCACGAACTGGGCGCGGAGGTCATTGCCATCGGCAATCAGCCGAACGGCTTCAATATCAACGAAGACTGCGGTGCGACCGCACCGGATGCGCTCATGCGCGCGGTGCGGGCCAACCACGCCGATCTCGGTGTGGCGCTCGACGGTGACGCGGACCGCCTTCAGATCGTCGACAGCGCGGGGCGTCTCTTTAACGGCGACGAACTGCTGTATCTGCTCGTCAAGGACCGGCTGGAGAATGGCGGCGTGGCGGGTGCGGTCGGCACGCTTATGACCAATATGGCAGTCGAAGTGGCGCTCAAGGGCCTGGGTGTGCCGTTCGTGCGGGCGAAGGTGGGCGACCGCTACGTGCTGGAGCAGTTGTACAAGCACGGCTGGCAGATTGGCGCAGAGGGCTCGGGACACATTCTGTGTCTCGACAAGCACACCACGGGCGACGGCATCGTCTCGGCCCTTCAGGTGCTGGCCGCGATTCGTCGCGCGGACAACAAGCCGCTGGCCAAGTTGCTCGAAGGCGTGCGCTTGTTCCCGCAACACATGATCAATGTGCGTACGCCGGCCGGGTACGACTGGCAGGCCGATGCCCGTCTGAGCGCCGAGCGCGAGGCCATCGAAGCTAAGCTGGGCGATGCGGGTCGAGTGCTTATCCGTGCCTCGGGCACCGAGCCGGTGTTACGCGTGATGGTCGAAGCGCGCGACGAGTCGCAGGCGTCGGGCTTCGCTCAGCAACTGGCGAACGTCGTGAAAGCGGCAGCGTAA
- a CDS encoding RlmE family RNA methyltransferase has product MAKNRFNHAWLHDHINDPYVKMAQREGYRARAAYKLKEIDEQDRLIKPGQVIVDLGSTPGSWSQYARNKLAGGKRVEGGIDGTIIALDILPMEPIADVHFLQGDFREDSVLEQLEEIVAGRKVDLVVSDMAPNLSGVASADAARIEHLCDLALDFAQRHLKPEGALLVKCFHGSGYSQIVEKFKHQFKTVAPRKPKASRDKSSETFILGRGLKNPA; this is encoded by the coding sequence ATGGCAAAAAACCGTTTCAACCACGCGTGGTTGCACGATCACATCAACGATCCCTACGTCAAAATGGCGCAGCGCGAGGGCTATCGTGCCCGTGCCGCCTACAAACTCAAGGAAATCGACGAGCAGGACCGGCTGATCAAGCCGGGCCAGGTCATCGTCGACCTCGGCTCGACGCCGGGCAGCTGGAGTCAGTACGCCCGTAACAAGCTGGCGGGCGGCAAGCGCGTCGAGGGCGGCATCGACGGGACGATCATTGCGCTCGACATCCTGCCAATGGAGCCGATCGCCGACGTTCACTTCCTGCAGGGCGACTTCCGCGAGGACAGCGTACTGGAGCAGCTCGAAGAAATCGTCGCCGGACGCAAAGTCGACCTTGTAGTTTCCGATATGGCCCCCAACTTGTCGGGTGTGGCGTCGGCCGATGCGGCGCGGATCGAGCATTTGTGCGATCTGGCGCTCGATTTTGCACAGCGACACCTGAAACCGGAAGGGGCGTTACTGGTCAAATGTTTTCACGGCAGCGGCTATAGCCAGATTGTCGAAAAATTCAAACACCAGTTCAAAACCGTGGCGCCGCGCAAGCCAAAGGCGTCGCGAGACAAATCTTCCGAAACGTTCATTCTGGGTCGGGGTTTGAAAAATCCGGCTTGA
- the greA gene encoding transcription elongation factor GreA, giving the protein MSTIPLTKRGAELLKEELHRLKTVERPHVITAIAEARAQGDLSENAEYDAAKEKQGFIEGRIADLESKLSAAQIIDPSVLDAEGRVVFAATVELEDLESGGTVLYQIVGDDEADLEHGKISVSSPIARALIGKYAGDVAEVQAPSGVREYEIIDVRYV; this is encoded by the coding sequence ATGAGTACCATTCCTCTGACCAAGCGGGGCGCTGAACTGCTCAAGGAAGAGCTGCACCGCCTGAAAACCGTCGAACGTCCGCACGTGATCACGGCGATTGCTGAAGCCCGTGCGCAGGGCGATCTGTCGGAAAACGCTGAGTACGACGCTGCCAAAGAAAAGCAGGGCTTCATCGAAGGGCGTATCGCCGATCTCGAATCGAAGCTCTCGGCTGCACAGATCATCGATCCGTCGGTGTTGGACGCCGAAGGTCGTGTGGTCTTCGCCGCCACCGTCGAACTCGAAGACCTCGAGAGCGGCGGCACGGTGCTGTATCAGATCGTCGGCGACGACGAAGCTGATCTGGAGCACGGCAAGATTTCGGTGAGCTCGCCGATTGCCCGTGCGTTGATCGGTAAGTACGCAGGCGATGTGGCCGAAGTGCAGGCCCCGAGCGGCGTGCGCGAGTACGAGATCATCGATGTCCGCTACGTCTGA
- the folP gene encoding dihydropteroate synthase: MGILNVTPDSFSDGGKFVARDAALRHAEQLIADGVDILDIGGESTRPGAEALPEDAELERVLPIVEALRDCGVPLSIDTYKPGVMRAVLAAGADMINDIWGFQQPGAVEAVRDSEAALCIMHMLHDPKTMQDAPIYTDVVTEVAAFLDGRVDAMLAAGVAPTRLYLDPGFGFGKNLAHNLALLKHLRVLSRDGLPLLVGMSRKRMLGEITGRQTPQERRVASVAAAICAAQRGAAIVRVHDVAETVDALKVWQAVRDAE, encoded by the coding sequence ATGGGCATCCTGAACGTGACGCCCGACTCGTTCTCCGATGGCGGCAAGTTTGTTGCGCGCGACGCCGCTTTGCGCCACGCGGAGCAACTGATTGCCGACGGCGTCGACATTCTCGATATCGGCGGCGAATCCACCCGTCCGGGCGCAGAAGCGTTGCCGGAAGACGCGGAGCTTGAACGTGTCTTGCCGATTGTCGAAGCATTGCGCGATTGTGGCGTGCCGCTGTCCATCGACACCTACAAGCCCGGCGTGATGCGCGCGGTCCTGGCTGCCGGGGCGGACATGATCAACGATATCTGGGGCTTCCAGCAGCCTGGTGCAGTGGAGGCTGTGCGCGACAGCGAGGCGGCCTTGTGCATCATGCACATGCTGCACGACCCGAAGACCATGCAAGACGCCCCGATCTATACGGACGTGGTGACTGAGGTGGCGGCATTCCTCGACGGCCGTGTCGATGCGATGCTCGCGGCCGGTGTTGCGCCGACGCGTCTCTATCTGGATCCGGGATTCGGTTTTGGCAAGAATCTCGCCCATAATCTCGCCTTGCTCAAACATTTGCGCGTGCTGTCGCGCGACGGTTTGCCCTTGCTCGTCGGCATGTCGCGCAAGCGGATGCTGGGCGAAATCACGGGACGTCAGACGCCGCAGGAGCGCCGCGTGGCAAGCGTTGCGGCGGCGATCTGCGCAGCGCAACGGGGCGCTGCGATCGTACGCGTGCACGACGTCGCCGAGACGGTCGATGCGCTCAAGGTCTGGCAAGCCGTGCGCGATGCCGAGTAA